GATCAAACATGAAAACTAACGTTGATAAATCACCTTGATTCTGGTCTGCAGCTGCTCCAACTCTCTTCTCATTTTCTGAAGGGAAATACAGTTAAAACAAACTTCACTCACATGAACGCAGCTTGATTTAGGCAACGTGTTCTGTTGTGTCACGTGTTGTGTCACGTGTTGTCAcgcgttgtgttgttgtgtcacgtgttgtgttgttgtgtcatgtGTTGTGTCACGCGTTGTGTTGTCGTGTCAcgcgttgtgttgttgtgtcacgcgttgtgttgttgtgtcacgtGTTGTGTCACGTGTTGTGTCACATGTTGTGTCACATGTTGTGTCACGTGTTGTCAcgcgttgtgttgttgtgtcacgtgttgtgttgttgtgtcacgtGTTGTCAcgcgttgtgttgttgtgtcacgtGTTGTGTTGTCGTGTCACgcgttgtgtttttgtgtcacgcgttgtgttgttgtgtcacgtGTTGTGTCACATGTTGTGTCACGTGTTGTCAcgcgttgtgttgttgtgtcacgtgttgtgttgttgtgtcacatGTTGTGTCACGTGTTGTCAcgcgttgtgttgttgtgtcacgtGTTGTGTCACGTGTTGTCAcgcgttgtgttgttgtgtcacgtGTTGTGTTGTCGTGTCACgcgttgtgtttttgtgtcacgtgttgtgttgttgtgtaacatgttgtgttgtgtcacgTGGTGTGTAACGTGTTGTGTTACCATGTTTTCAGAGCGCAGGTTGGCGAACTCGCTCTTCTCCAGGATCACCATGTCCTTCCTGATGGCGTCTAGATGAGCCATGATCTGCTGCATGGCGATCTCCTGAAAATCACACACGTGAGGAGACGACTCTCTGTTGAACGCCTGCTgccccgacctctgacctgtgacctaTGACCTACCTGGTGGGACTTGGTCACCATGTCTTTGTAGACGATGTCCATGTTCGCCGTCGTCAGAGTCACCAGAGCTGAAGCGATCAGCTCGGCCTGACGCTTCTCAAAAcctggacagaaagaaaaaagaaaaaggaaagaaaaacggGCTGAAATCAAAACGCCAGAGACATCCCGTTTCCACGACAACCAGCCCCGGACCCTCTGACCCTGTGATGAACTTCCTGTCTGGGCGGAGCTCTGTTTCCTCACCGCTGCTCTCCAGCTCCGTCACCATGGCGTGGGAGTCGAACGTGAGTTTCCGCTGCTCCAGGGGCGTCAGTTCAACTCTTCTCAGGTTAAAGGTCGCCACAGGTGCTGTCACGTGGaaatctgtgtctctctcacacacacacacacacacacacacacacacacacacacacacacacacacacacacacacacacacacacacacacaggcgcacacacacacacacacacacacaaacacaaacacaaacacacacacacacacaaacacaaacacacacacacatgcacacacacacacgatccttcattttatttacaatgaAAACTCAGAATTACTGAGTTTACGAGCCGACCCCTGAAGTAGTCTTATCTGGTTAGAGTTTGATCCTGAGCAATCCTCTCCAGGAActagaccaggaccaggaccaggaccaggaccaggaccgggaccgggactCACCTCTCCACGTTCCGACCCGCCGGAGGTTAAACCGACGCAGCGCGTTCATCCCGGAAGCTGCTGTGTTTACACGTTTGTTGAGTAAAAGTCAGAAGAGGATCACCACGAACAGACTCTGACCGGAAACAGTCTGACAGAGGCCTCCTTCAGGGACCCTAGGAACTCTCACAATCATCGCTGTCGCTGTGAGAACAGCCACAGATGATGACACAGCGCCCCCCCGTGGTGGATGATACATCTACTCATGTATTGTTCAGCACTTTCAGTATTTCCACTACaattaataattattcaatAATTCTAATCCAATAAAATTACACTAATTTTTATTCCTCACCCTCCTTTCTGCAGGGATCgtgatttaataataaaaaacaaaacgacacaAAACGTGAAGAAGACGTCAACAACCCCcactgaaaacaataatttgttcTGATTCAAGCGCATCATGACTCAGTATTAGtagcagccacacagacagtaggaacgacattttaatagaaatacaacaaacactgaacaaaacCCATATGAGGGGCCtcactgtacattttctttgggtTAATAGGAAATGAAATTGCAGAACAAAATTACAAAGCAGGCGACCAGGAAAAGACAAAttgacatcacagtgaacatTACACAACAGAAATCACGGGAAtgataaaactgaaaaattgaCAAGCCTTTGGCAAAAACAGtgggggaaggaaaggaaagggagatggtattacagagtgcaaaagaaaatgggagagatgagaagtacaagaagaagtgGAAAAGGAGACAATCATAACAAGACTCAGATTTGGACATACCGGACTTAATGGTACACTATTGAAAAACGGAAAcataactcaggaaactgtgacaaagaggaaacaatagAACAAATCATAGTACACAGTCAAAAATatgggacagagagaacaaGACTCAGAAAGATcaagatgaaactgaatatgttGGACATGGAACAGCAAGATTCGCAGAATGACTGT
The sequence above is a segment of the Scophthalmus maximus strain ysfricsl-2021 chromosome 2, ASM2237912v1, whole genome shotgun sequence genome. Coding sequences within it:
- the ccdc90b gene encoding coiled-coil domain-containing protein 90B, mitochondrial isoform X2, which codes for MNALRRFNLRRVGTWRDFHVTAPVATFNLRRVELTPLEQRKLTFDSHAMVTELESSGFEKRQAELIASALVTLTTANMDIVYKDMVTKSHQEIAMQQIMAHLDAIRKDMVILEKSEFANLRSENMKMRRELEQLQTRIKDESQKVRAESKLDINLERSRMSDMFTDQEKKLMETTTDFHHKKIDLENDNMEINKKIDLQVASLKTLLESLKLETVRYLAATVFSCLAIALGVYRVMR
- the ccdc90b gene encoding coiled-coil domain-containing protein 90B, mitochondrial isoform X1, translated to MNALRRFNLRRVGTWRDTDFHVTAPVATFNLRRVELTPLEQRKLTFDSHAMVTELESSGFEKRQAELIASALVTLTTANMDIVYKDMVTKSHQEIAMQQIMAHLDAIRKDMVILEKSEFANLRSENMKMRRELEQLQTRIKDESQKVRAESKLDINLERSRMSDMFTDQEKKLMETTTDFHHKKIDLENDNMEINKKIDLQVASLKTLLESLKLETVRYLAATVFSCLAIALGVYRVMR